Below is a genomic region from Bacteroidota bacterium.
CGAGTACGGTCCGGGCCGAGCCGGCGGCGATGAACTGGTGCGCCGTCACGAGGCCGTAGACAAAACCCGTGCAGCCGACCATGAGCGTCATCGCTCCGCAGCGCGCGCCGAGGTTGTCCTGAATCTGGCTCGACACCGGCGGCGTGATGTAGTCCGGGCTGGAGGTTGCGATCAGGATCAGGTCGAGGTCGGTGGCGGTGAGACCTGCGCGGTCGAGGGCCATCTCGGCGGCGCGCGTCGCCATCGTCGACGTGTGGTCGTCCGGCCCGGCGACGTGGCGCTCGCGGATGCCGGAGCGGGTGCGGATCCACTCGTCGGAGGTGTCGATCGTCTCCGCGAGTTCGTCGTTCGTGACGACGCGGTCGGGGGCGTAGTGGCCCCACCCGGTGATCGTGCTGTTGTTGAGCATACAGGAGCCCCTGCCTGGTGTGAGAGATGCCGGCGTCTGCGCGGCGAGCCTCGAAAAGATACCGAGGGGCCCAGTGTTGTCCATTAACGACGTTAACCGCTCTCGAAGCGCCCCTGGCGCAGAAAATGCACGACGTGCTCCGCCACGATCCGGCGGCGCATGATCAGCGAGTGCCCCGCCGGGACGACGACGAAGTCGGCCATGCCCTCGACTTTTGCGCTGTCGACGGCGACGAGCCCGTCGCTGGCCCCGCCGAGCGTCCGGCCGAAGGGGAACAGGTTCCGCTCGCCCGCGACGACGCCGAGCGCGAAGCCTACCGGCCCGAGCCGCCGAGGAACCGAGCCGGGGCCGGTGCCTAGCTCGCGCAGGGCGGGGCCGCACCACGCCGTGAACGGCCAGCGCTCGCGCAGCAGGTCGGCGACGGGGCTGCCGGCGTTCGGCGGGGCGAGCATCACCACGCGCGAACCGTCGGGGAGGCCGTAGCGCTCGGCGTAGGCGCGGACGAGGATGCCGCCGAGCGAGTGGGTGACGGCGTGGACGGGTCGCCCGTCGACGTGCGCCGCCTCGAAGAGCGGGCGCACATGGTCGTCTACGAGCGTCCCGATGGGGTGGCAGGT
It encodes:
- a CDS encoding alpha/beta hydrolase; translation: MSPASPDHSADPVLLLHGLGRTRRSMQWLARQVERAGFRTVNESYPSTCHPIGTLVDDHVRPLFEAAHVDGRPVHAVTHSLGGILVRAYAERYGLPDGSRVVMLAPPNAGSPVADLLRERWPFTAWCGPALRELGTGPGSVPRRLGPVGFALGVVAGERNLFPFGRTLGGASDGLVAVDSAKVEGMADFVVVPAGHSLIMRRRIVAEHVVHFLRQGRFESG